The genomic DNA CCGAGCCGATTATTCCGATCAGATATTTTGGGTACCGAAGCCATCATCACCTCTAAAAAAGATGTGCTTATTGAGCGTTTCGATACCATCAGCATTAACCCACAACGCTTAGATTTAGTCGGTAATTGGAAGCGCGCGCAACAAGATGCCGCCCGTGCATTAGCCAAAGCTGAAGAGGAACTTCGTCTACAGCAACAAGCCGCTGAAGACGCTAAACGTAAAGCCGCCGCAGAGAAAAAACGCTTAGAAGAAGAGCGTAAAGCAGCTATTGCGCTTGCCGCTAAACGCAAAAAAGAAGCCGAAGAAGCTAAGAAGAAGCAGCAAGAGCAGTTGAACAACGCTTCTACAGATGAAGAAAAAGCGAAGCTGGCAGCAGAGCAAGCCAAACTAGCCGCAGCCATTGCCGCACAAGAAGCCGCTGAAGCACGTGCCGCGGAACTGGCCAAGCAACAAGAAGGTCAAACACAACAGCAATTGGCTCAAGATTATGCTGAGCGCCTGTATAAGTGGGAAGTTCAACGTGATATTTACAAGCGCGTCTCCTACCCAGAATGGGCTCGACAGTTTAATCAAGAAGGTGTCATTCGAATTGAGTTTATCGTCAATTCTTCTGGACAGATGGTGGGGATTACCTCGCTGACCCCAACAGACAGTGGTCTTTTAGGGCAAGAGTTGAAAGACGCTGTGTCTCGCGCTGCGCCGTTTAAACCATTCCCGGCCGATTTAGAAGCCAACCAAATAAAAATGGCGATCAATTATGAGTTCACGCTAGAAGAACGTGTTGCCGAAGTACCCCCTATGCCAGAACCACCGGCCGCGCTCAAAACGAATCAAGAGCTAACGCCCGAACAACAAGCAAAAACATGGCAAAACTATAAACAACAGATCAAAGCGGACATATCTGCAACTATTGAGTACCCGTTCTGGGCGCAAGATTTAAAACAGCAGGGCTTGGTTACTATGGAAGTCACTGTGAATAAAGAAGGCGTTGTAACGAATGCCAAGCTAAAGAAAAAGACACGTCACGCTATTTTGAACCAAGAAATGCTTGATGCTGCCGATCGCGTGGGTGGGTTCTCCCCTTTCCCACAGTGGATAAACGAAAATTCAGTTACTGTGACCATAGAACATGAATTTAAATTATAAAAACGATAAAACTTGGAGTGGCCTATGAAATTATCGCATTGGGCATTAGCTAGCTTAGCCGCTGTCCCCTTTACTGCCAACGCCTTCGAGACACGCTTAAATGGATTTATATCTGTCGGCGCGGGCATGACCTTACAAAAAGACCAGGAGCTGATTACAGACCCGGTCAACTACGGCACTTATGACAATGAATTGAGTATTAAACCAGACACCATGGTGGCTATTCAAACCTTATCAAAAGTGAACGATCGCTTATCTGCCACAGCCCAGTTAACAGGCTTTGCAGGTAACGACTTTGATGTAAACTTTGAGTGGGCTTATATCAATTATGAGCTGACGAACGATATCGACGTTAAAGCTGGCCGTATTCGTATGCCAGTATTCAGCTATTCTAGCTCGCTAGACCTTGGCTATTCATACGTTTGGATTCGCCCACCTGCTGAAGTATACAACGTATTCTTAACCAACCTAGAAGGTGTGAGCGCCGACTACAACCTGTTATTAGGTGATTGGTATACAACAGCGTCTGTCTATTTTGGTGAAACCAGCGGAACTGACCCAGAAACACAATCGTTTGTTGAGTTCGAGAGTATCTTAGGTGGTAGCCTTACGCTGAACAACGGTAACTTAAGTTTGCGCGGCTCTTACAGTGTTGATGAAAACGTAACGGCAAATCGTCCGGTTTATAGTAGCGCTCTTGAAACTGCTGCGCCTTATACTGGCGGATACATGGTGATGGAAGTTGATTTACCGGTCTCATTTACCTCGGCCTCTGCCATTTATGATAATGGTACTTTCCTTTTGAATTCTGAATACACCTATACAAAATTCATTAACGATGCGAACAATAACGAAACGGCTTGGTTCGCTACTACAGGACTCCGAGTAGGAGACTTTACTCCTCACGTTACTTATTCTTCATTTAAGCAAAGCGACAATTCTACGACAACGCTTCCTGAACTAGATGGTTACCCATACCCTATCGCCGTAAAAGACTACGCACATGATATTTCGGCCATAACAGCTGGCGTGCGTTGGGACTTCGATATTGCGGCTTCAGCAAAAATTGAGTACACCACTAGAACAGACAGTACCAAAGAGCCAACAGGGCTTGATGGAAAATGGTCTCCTTATGGCGATGCACAAGCCATTTCAGTCGCTGTCGATGTTGTATTTTAAAGGGTGATTAATATGAAATTAAAAATGAAATTATTGAAAGTACTGTCAATGATCACCCTAACGCTTGGTATAACCGCTGGCGCAATGGCTGATTTACTGGTGATTGTTCACCCAGAGAACAACAGCAAAATTGATGCTAAATGGGTTAAGAACCTATATTTAGGTAAAACATCCGAGTTTAAAGACGGCACAGATGCCGTGCCTTTGCTTTTAGCTGAAGACGATGATTTAACTTTGGTGTTTCTAAAGGAAATCGTAAAGCAAAAGCCGGTGCAATTTAAGCGTTTGTGGTCTAAATCATTGTTTACGGGCAAAGGTTCTCCGCCACAAGCGGTAGCCAACGAAGCTGAAATGATGTCTTTGGTGATGAATAACCCTTCGATGGTTGGCTTTATTCACCAAGATAACTACACCAACGATGTTCGTGCTGTTATCCGAGTAAAAATGGCTAAGTAAATAGCTAAAGCTTATTGAGTCAACCAAGAGAGTAGCCACACGGCTACTCTCTTTATATTAGGTTTATAACTTCTAAAATTTAGCTCCGCTCTTTCATCGCTAATCTTTACACTTCAAACTCTCGACTATTCACTCCCTTCCAGCGTTCTTTGCTTGAGCTATACTTAACAACCATTACAATACGCCCCTTTCTTTTACTCTGAGGTTTGCATGAGCCAAGACAATATCATTAACACATTCAATGTTTCCGAAGGCCATACCTTAGATGCGCCTGGAAATGTCGGTTTTATCAGTCTTGGTTGCCCCAAAAACACGGTAGACTCAGAGCGTATCATCACGCAATTGCGCAGCGAAGGTTACAATATCATCCCCAGCTACGATAACGCCGATGTGGTTATCGTAAACACCTGTGGATTTATCGATTCGGCGGTCAAAGAATCCCTCGATACTATCGGTGAAGCACTAAACAAAAACGGCAAAGTATTAGTAACGGGTTGTTTAGGCGCTAAAGAAGATGATATACGCGAAATACACCCCAGTGTATTATCGGTAACTGGCCCTCACGCCTATGAAGCAGTAGTCAAGCAAGTTCACGAAGTTGTGCCGCCTAGACACGACCCTTATACATCACTGGTTCCCGATACAGGCATAAAGTTAACGCCTAAGCACTATGCCTATTTGAAAATTTCGGAAGGCTGCAACCACCGTTGTAGCTTCTGCATTATTCCGTCATTTCGCGGCGATTTAGTCAGCCGCCCAATTTCAGATGTATTAACGGAAGCCGAAAGCTTAGTCAAAGGTGGCACTAAAGAATTACTGGTCATCTCTCAAGATACCAGCGCGTATGGTGTCGACACTAAATATCGCGAAGCCATGTGGAAAGGCAAATCTATACAGACACGGATGAAAGCATTGTGTGAAGAGTTAGGACAACTCGATGCCTGGGTGCGAATGCATTACGTGTACCCATACCCACATGTCGATGACATTATCCCTATGATGGCCGAAAATAAAATTTTGCCTTACTTGGATATTCCGTTTCAGCATGCCAGCCCTTCAATATTAAAAGCCATGAAGCGCCCTGCCCATGCTGAAAAGGTTCTACACCGAATTAAAAAGTGGCGAGAAATCTGCCCCGACATTACGTTGCGCTCCACCTTTATTGTGGGTTTCCCAGGTGAAACTGAATCCGATTTCCAAATGTTGCTCGACTTCTTAGAAGAAGCGCAATTAGACCGAGTGGGAGCGTTCCAATATTCTAATGTCGATGGTGCTACCGCGGCAGCATTACCTAACCATGTAGATGAAGCCGTTAAACAAGAACGCTACGATCGATTCATGGCAGTACAGCAGCGCATCAGCGCCGCGCGATTGCAAGCCAAGGTAGGCACCGAGATTGATGTCATCGTTGATGAAGTGGTTGAAGAAGGCGCTGTAGCGCGTTCAAAAGCAGACGCTCCCGACATTGACGGACAGGTGTTTTTAGACAACCAAACGCACTTAAAGCCAGGCGATATTTTAAGAGTAAAAGTTGAAGAAGCCGACGAGTACGATATGTGGGCGCACCCAATCGTTTAATGGGTGTCCGTTCTAAAGCCTAATTTATTAGGCTTTAGAACACAGCTTTACCGCCAATTTTTGTACCGTTGGCCCAAAAAGATATATCACTGAAAAGGCAATTGGCCAAGCCACGACCCAAGCACCCAACCAGCGCCAGAGAAAGCCTGAGTCTACACCTGTATTTACCCAAGTAATTATTGCCGTCATGATCGTGACCATCATAGTTGTCATCAATAATGACTGGACTAATCTCAAGTGCTTCACCGCAAACATAAGAACTACCTAATATTAATTAAGCGCCTGATTATACGGGTAAGACAGCGGCTGTAAACAACCGCCTTTCATTGTGGTCTTTATTCATAACGAAGTGCGTCAATAGGGTCTAGCCGTGCGGCTTTTGCGGCCGGTAAAATACCAAAAATCACACCAACACCTGTTGAAAAACCTAATGCCAACGCAATGGCCCAGGCAGGCACATCAGATGGCGGGAAGTTTGGAATAATACTGGCGATAGCTGTGCCTAAACCGAACCCGATTGCCAAGCCAACTAAGCCACCAATTAAACTGATGATGACGGCTTCTAATAAAAATTGCAGCAAAATATCAGCGCGCGTTGCACCTAACGCTTTGCAAATGCCGACCTCGCGAGTACGTTCCGTAACCGACACCAGCATGATGTTCATGATGCCAATGCCGCCGACTAAAAGACTGATGCCGACAATTCCGCCAAACACTAATGTGATGACTTGCGTGACTTGCCCAATAGAGCTTAATACTTGATCGGAGCTTTGAATGGTAAAGTCGGATTCTTCATCACCGTTAATGCCGTGTTGCCGACGCAAGGTTTGTTTCACTCGCTCGGTAATGGCCGCCATACGATCTACATCGGATACTCGCGCCACAAAAATAACAAAGGGTTGTTTTTGAAACCCCATAATTGAAATGGCTGTAGGGTAAGGAATGTAGACATAGTTATCTAAATCTTGCCCTAACATTTGGCCTTTACTTTCTAATACACCGATGACTTTTAACCAATGGGGTCCGTATTGAATAAACTCACCAATGGGGTTTTCAGGTAAGCCAAGTTCCTCTTGTACCTTAACCCCTATAACAGCCACTTTTTTCCTTCCGTTAGCATCGGCCGTGGTAATGAACCGGCCAATTTCTGGATAAGAACTGTCCATCTCAGCATAGTCTGGCATAACACCTACAACATCGGCGCTGTGGTCTTTGCCTTGGTATTGCACACCATTGTATTCAAAGACAAATGTCTGAGGCGAGATCACTTCTATGCCGTCAATTCCTCTCAGCTTAATGAGGTCATCGTCCGTCAGGTTACCCTGTAAACGTCCGTAATTGTCTCGTTTTTGTTGAATAAAAAGTGAGTTAGAACCATAGCCTTCGAACTGGTCTGTAATAGACGTTTCTAACCCTTTTACTAACGAAACCACGGCAATAATACTGGCCACACCAATAATAATACCCAATGAGGTTAAGAAGCTGCGCATTTTACTGGCTAAGATGGCACGAATAGCGGAACGAAACGCTTCAAATAGAATCAGCATAATTACAATGCTCCTTCTAATTGAACAGAATTGCGGATATCGGAAACAACTTTGCCATCGGTTAATTTAATTTGTCGCTGGCATCGTTCGGCTATATCGGGCTCGTGCGTGACCATGATGATGGTTTGACCTTCACGTTGCAGTTCGTCAAATAAATCTAATATATCGTGACTGGTCGCACTGTCTAAGTTTCCGGTGGGCTCATCGGCGAGCAATATAGAAGGTTGAGTCACTAATGCCCGCGCAATGGCGACTCGTTGGCGCTGCCCACCCGACAATTCGTTCGGTTGATGCCCCATGCGTTTAGATAACCCTACTCGCTCTAGCATAGCTTGGGCTCTTTGCTTTCGTTTTTTATAACCTACACGCTGATAAACCAACGGTTGCATGACATTATGCAATGCATCTACGCGCGGTAGCAGGTTAAAACTTTGAAAAATAAAGCCAATTTTACGATTGCGAACTTGGGCCAACTCACTGCCAGTCATGTCACCTACCGATTCGCCATCTAAATAATATTGGCCTTCTGAAGGAGAATCTAAACAGCCCAGTAAATTCATCAAAGTAGACTTACCTGAACCACTTGAGCCAATAATGGCCACGTAGTCGTTGGTGGATATATCAATATCAATACCGTCCAACGCGTGCAAGGTTTCACCGCCCATTTGATAGGTACGGCGAATTTTGTTCAGTGATATAAGTGCTTGCGAATCAGTCATCGTTCTTTACCGTTATGGCTTGACCATCTTTTAACGTACGAAGAACACGGTAAGGACCAATGACCACTTCATCTGAAGCCGACAAACCAGACTTAATAGCCTGATATCGATCGTCTTGGGTACCTAGCTCAACATTTTTAGACGTGACTTTACCGTCTTTTGCAATAAACACTTTAAAAGAAACTTCACCGCCTTCCGTTTGCTCTTGTATGGCTTCGATTGGCACCAAAGGCCAGCTTCGCTCAGAACGATTCACTATTTCGGCCCGAGTGCTCATTCCTGGGCGTAAGGTTACGTTCTCGTTACCTTGAACTTTCACCTCGACGGGGAACACTAAAGAATTTTTACCCGGTACATTGCGGGCACTGGTGGCAATTTTAGTCACTTCGCCGGTTAACTCTTCATCGAGAAAGGCTACCGCAAATACTCGCACAGGCAACCCTAGTGACACGTGACCAATATCGGCTTCGTCTACGTCAATTTCAGTAAAAATAACACTCGGGTCTACCAAGGTCATCAACGAAATATCGGCCCCGCCTGACACGGCCAATTCACCTTTTTTAATATCCAGGGCACTCACTAACCCGCTAACAGGGGCTCTAATGATGGTTTTCTCTAGACGTTTCTTTGCCTGATCGAGCGCTTCCTGAGCTTGCGATTGCAATAACGATTGCATTTTTAAATCGACCTTTGCCTGCGCAATTTGATTCTCCATGTCTTCAATCGTTGTGGCTTGAGCCGCCCCTTGCGAGGCCAGCTTCAATTGCCTATTTAATTGAATCTGCAAGCTCTCGATACGCAGTTGTGCTCTCTCCTTATCGATAGCCCGCAAAGCAACATTGGTCTGCTGATTGTCAACTTCAGTTTCAAAGCTCTCCTGATCTAATCGAATCAACACTTGACCTTTTTTAACTAAATCACCTTCTTCTACAGTAATTTCTTCTACAC from Reinekea marina includes the following:
- a CDS encoding TonB family protein codes for the protein MYKIIILIFSICFLNVSHAQNYLNGVSAYEQLNKEYYLGALYTATPIQDAETLLADSRPQKMVIRVTAKRWSPHKFNQLWRQDLALNNSFAENLSLTEAAIAFTTFPQENLTIGDEIEVNFTSKAGTVVTLNGRQVLTYPNKALFNAILNTWIGEVPPSRLFRSDILGTEAIITSKKDVLIERFDTISINPQRLDLVGNWKRAQQDAARALAKAEEELRLQQQAAEDAKRKAAAEKKRLEEERKAAIALAAKRKKEAEEAKKKQQEQLNNASTDEEKAKLAAEQAKLAAAIAAQEAAEARAAELAKQQEGQTQQQLAQDYAERLYKWEVQRDIYKRVSYPEWARQFNQEGVIRIEFIVNSSGQMVGITSLTPTDSGLLGQELKDAVSRAAPFKPFPADLEANQIKMAINYEFTLEERVAEVPPMPEPPAALKTNQELTPEQQAKTWQNYKQQIKADISATIEYPFWAQDLKQQGLVTMEVTVNKEGVVTNAKLKKKTRHAILNQEMLDAADRVGGFSPFPQWINENSVTVTIEHEFKL
- the rimO gene encoding 30S ribosomal protein S12 methylthiotransferase RimO translates to MSQDNIINTFNVSEGHTLDAPGNVGFISLGCPKNTVDSERIITQLRSEGYNIIPSYDNADVVIVNTCGFIDSAVKESLDTIGEALNKNGKVLVTGCLGAKEDDIREIHPSVLSVTGPHAYEAVVKQVHEVVPPRHDPYTSLVPDTGIKLTPKHYAYLKISEGCNHRCSFCIIPSFRGDLVSRPISDVLTEAESLVKGGTKELLVISQDTSAYGVDTKYREAMWKGKSIQTRMKALCEELGQLDAWVRMHYVYPYPHVDDIIPMMAENKILPYLDIPFQHASPSILKAMKRPAHAEKVLHRIKKWREICPDITLRSTFIVGFPGETESDFQMLLDFLEEAQLDRVGAFQYSNVDGATAAALPNHVDEAVKQERYDRFMAVQQRISAARLQAKVGTEIDVIVDEVVEEGAVARSKADAPDIDGQVFLDNQTHLKPGDILRVKVEEADEYDMWAHPIV
- a CDS encoding DUF2798 domain-containing protein, whose protein sequence is MFAVKHLRLVQSLLMTTMMVTIMTAIITWVNTGVDSGFLWRWLGAWVVAWPIAFSVIYLFGPTVQKLAVKLCSKA
- a CDS encoding ABC transporter permease, translated to MLILFEAFRSAIRAILASKMRSFLTSLGIIIGVASIIAVVSLVKGLETSITDQFEGYGSNSLFIQQKRDNYGRLQGNLTDDDLIKLRGIDGIEVISPQTFVFEYNGVQYQGKDHSADVVGVMPDYAEMDSSYPEIGRFITTADANGRKKVAVIGVKVQEELGLPENPIGEFIQYGPHWLKVIGVLESKGQMLGQDLDNYVYIPYPTAISIMGFQKQPFVIFVARVSDVDRMAAITERVKQTLRRQHGINGDEESDFTIQSSDQVLSSIGQVTQVITLVFGGIVGISLLVGGIGIMNIMLVSVTERTREVGICKALGATRADILLQFLLEAVIISLIGGLVGLAIGFGLGTAIASIIPNFPPSDVPAWAIALALGFSTGVGVIFGILPAAKAARLDPIDALRYE
- a CDS encoding ABC transporter ATP-binding protein, which translates into the protein MTDSQALISLNKIRRTYQMGGETLHALDGIDIDISTNDYVAIIGSSGSGKSTLMNLLGCLDSPSEGQYYLDGESVGDMTGSELAQVRNRKIGFIFQSFNLLPRVDALHNVMQPLVYQRVGYKKRKQRAQAMLERVGLSKRMGHQPNELSGGQRQRVAIARALVTQPSILLADEPTGNLDSATSHDILDLFDELQREGQTIIMVTHEPDIAERCQRQIKLTDGKVVSDIRNSVQLEGAL
- a CDS encoding efflux RND transporter periplasmic adaptor subunit, which codes for MKKLLLVVIIVLAVVGLSYLGNNKKTDEPDTVQTFSVIEQPIESTVLASGRLTYGDEFQIRSEVNARVEEITVEEGDLVKKGQVLIRLDQESFETEVDNQQTNVALRAIDKERAQLRIESLQIQLNRQLKLASQGAAQATTIEDMENQIAQAKVDLKMQSLLQSQAQEALDQAKKRLEKTIIRAPVSGLVSALDIKKGELAVSGGADISLMTLVDPSVIFTEIDVDEADIGHVSLGLPVRVFAVAFLDEELTGEVTKIATSARNVPGKNSLVFPVEVKVQGNENVTLRPGMSTRAEIVNRSERSWPLVPIEAIQEQTEGGEVSFKVFIAKDGKVTSKNVELGTQDDRYQAIKSGLSASDEVVIGPYRVLRTLKDGQAITVKNDD